In the Chroococcidiopsis sp. SAG 2025 genome, one interval contains:
- a CDS encoding A/G-specific adenine glycosylase — translation MKKVLMDRGVRQLLAWYDRDRRLLPWRQQVNIYHTWICEVMSQQTTLAVVLPKFAQFIQQLPTVDDLANCDEETLHQLWAGLGYYARARNLKKGAEFIVNRLNGRFPQSYREWLQIPGCGDYTAAAIASICLNEKVPCIDGNVTRVVSRLLALQDVWSTAGRSHIQNYLTQVIPSDRPGDFNQAMMELGATICRKTKPRCDICPLQMQCLAYANNCIEICPPKKPRRVLVDTELFVLIFWHRQTDTFAIGERTDGFLAKTIGFPLTSAHQLSKLARWQPLQLPGKFTHAIAHHRITGKICVIQLNSNEIDISMRQHLALSKTLHWMNRLDLSAKLSTALDRKAFQLFQNYTYSDSICEQLALNL, via the coding sequence GTGAAAAAAGTGTTAATGGATCGAGGCGTAAGACAACTCCTGGCTTGGTACGATCGCGATCGCAGACTGCTACCGTGGCGACAGCAGGTCAATATTTATCACACTTGGATCTGCGAGGTTATGAGCCAACAGACAACTCTAGCCGTCGTCTTACCCAAATTTGCTCAATTTATTCAACAACTGCCTACGGTAGACGATCTAGCCAACTGCGATGAAGAGACACTACATCAACTCTGGGCTGGATTGGGATATTACGCACGAGCGAGAAACTTGAAAAAAGGTGCGGAGTTCATCGTCAATCGTCTCAACGGTCGTTTTCCCCAATCTTATCGCGAATGGTTGCAAATTCCAGGTTGTGGCGATTATACTGCTGCCGCGATCGCTAGTATTTGCTTGAACGAAAAAGTTCCTTGTATTGATGGTAACGTCACACGGGTGGTGAGTCGCTTGCTAGCCTTACAAGATGTGTGGAGTACAGCAGGGCGATCGCACATCCAAAATTATCTCACGCAAGTCATTCCTAGCGATCGTCCGGGTGATTTCAATCAAGCGATGATGGAGTTGGGTGCAACAATCTGCCGAAAAACGAAACCCCGTTGCGATATTTGTCCTTTACAAATGCAATGTTTAGCTTACGCTAACAATTGTATTGAAATTTGTCCTCCTAAAAAACCCCGCCGCGTTTTAGTAGATACGGAATTATTCGTGCTAATTTTTTGGCATCGACAAACCGATACTTTTGCAATTGGAGAAAGAACAGATGGTTTTTTAGCCAAAACGATTGGCTTTCCTTTGACGAGCGCTCATCAATTATCAAAGCTCGCTCGTTGGCAACCGCTTCAACTACCAGGAAAATTTACCCATGCGATCGCTCATCATCGTATTACTGGAAAGATTTGCGTTATTCAATTAAATAGTAATGAGATTGATATCTCCATGCGGCAGCATTTAGCTTTATCGAAAACCCTACACTGGATGAATCGTCTAGACCTAAGTGCAAAACTCTCAACCGCCCTCGATCGAAAAGCTTTTCAGTTATTTCAAAATTACACTTATTCTGATTCAATTTGCGAACAACTCGCACTAAATTTATAG
- a CDS encoding family 10 glycosylhydrolase yields MSDCKLSQLKFLQLRRLQRYLAAIAFTSSLLVMSLGNHPVIAQTTAYCQESEAVRQEKESLLQKALQGDTEAQNRYKQLINQQAQQLAECRDRTPPQHQAIWLRLYPCDTQPGVLDKIMDRIVSRGYNYVYIETFADGQVLLPASANPTAWPAMVRTPGTENTDLLAEAIQKAHERGLKVYAWMFMMNFGYSYGQRSDRQSVLARNFKGDTSLNVVDNASQVFIDPYNVQAKRDFYQLVQQVVRRRPDGVLFDYVRYPRGLGGASVVSKVQDLWIYSEAARQALEQRALNKKGRELIKRYVAKGALSASDVDEVDKLYPDEGEPLWQGRTPPTQEEKKVLPSAAARRPLLQLELWRLSVAHALQGILDFVALAASPVQQQGIQTGLVFFPDGNQVVGEGYDSRLQPWDRFPTSAEWHPMSYAACGNADCIAALVQRVFKYAPPEAKVIPAIAGTWGQSISNRPSLEAQMSAIERAAPQVKGISHFAFSWQEPEIENLRKSCRWK; encoded by the coding sequence ATGTCCGATTGCAAATTAAGTCAATTAAAATTCTTGCAACTGCGCCGATTACAACGATACCTAGCGGCGATCGCCTTTACGAGTAGCTTACTGGTAATGAGCTTGGGGAACCATCCTGTAATAGCCCAAACAACTGCCTACTGTCAGGAATCAGAAGCAGTAAGGCAAGAGAAAGAAAGCTTACTTCAGAAAGCATTACAAGGTGACACAGAGGCGCAAAACCGCTATAAACAGCTAATAAACCAACAAGCACAGCAATTAGCAGAGTGCCGCGATCGCACTCCGCCTCAACATCAAGCGATCTGGTTGCGCCTTTATCCCTGCGATACTCAGCCAGGGGTATTAGACAAGATTATGGATCGGATTGTCAGCCGAGGCTATAACTACGTTTACATCGAGACATTTGCGGATGGGCAAGTCTTATTACCCGCATCGGCTAACCCGACAGCATGGCCCGCGATGGTGCGTACCCCTGGCACGGAAAATACAGATTTACTCGCCGAAGCAATTCAAAAAGCCCACGAACGAGGCTTGAAAGTCTACGCTTGGATGTTTATGATGAACTTCGGCTATTCCTACGGGCAACGCAGCGATCGCCAATCGGTATTAGCCAGGAATTTTAAGGGCGATACAAGCTTAAATGTTGTAGATAACGCCAGTCAAGTATTTATCGATCCTTACAACGTCCAGGCAAAGCGCGACTTCTATCAGTTGGTGCAACAAGTGGTACGCCGCCGCCCTGATGGAGTCTTATTTGACTACGTGCGTTATCCACGCGGTTTGGGTGGTGCTTCTGTAGTCTCTAAAGTACAAGATTTATGGATTTATAGCGAAGCAGCCCGTCAAGCTTTAGAACAACGGGCGTTGAACAAAAAGGGGCGAGAACTGATTAAACGCTATGTTGCTAAGGGTGCATTGTCAGCCTCAGATGTTGATGAGGTCGATAAGCTTTATCCCGATGAAGGAGAACCACTTTGGCAAGGGCGCACTCCACCCACTCAAGAGGAGAAAAAAGTGTTACCGAGTGCTGCGGCGCGTCGTCCGTTGCTACAGTTGGAGTTGTGGCGGTTGAGTGTAGCCCATGCCCTACAAGGAATTCTCGATTTTGTCGCCTTGGCAGCTTCACCAGTACAACAACAGGGAATACAGACAGGGTTAGTGTTTTTTCCTGATGGCAACCAAGTTGTAGGTGAGGGGTATGATTCCCGCTTGCAGCCTTGGGATCGGTTTCCTACCAGTGCAGAATGGCATCCCATGTCCTATGCTGCTTGCGGTAATGCCGATTGCATTGCGGCTTTGGTGCAAAGAGTGTTTAAATACGCGCCACCTGAAGCTAAAGTTATTCCGGCGATCGCTGGTACATGGGGACAGTCTATCAGCAATCGCCCCTCTCTCGAAGCTCAAATGAGCGCGATCGAGCGTGCTGCACCTCAAGTCAAAGGGATCAGCCATTTTGCTTTTTCTTGGCAAGAACCAGAAATTGAAAATTTGCGGAAGTCTTGTCGCTGGAAATAG
- the psb27 gene encoding photosystem II protein Psb27: MKHYWSRLLALILVVVIGLMGCSSSGGLSGDYRQDTLDVIGVLRNAIELPQDAPNKGEIQAEARKKINDFAARYQRNGSLTGLSSFTTMRTALNSLAGHYSSYPNRPLPAKLKQRLELEFKQVEMAVARGN, from the coding sequence ATGAAGCACTATTGGTCACGTCTACTTGCCCTGATTTTGGTAGTCGTTATTGGTTTAATGGGCTGCTCTAGTAGTGGTGGGCTTTCTGGAGATTATCGTCAAGATACCTTGGATGTGATAGGGGTATTGCGCAACGCAATTGAACTGCCGCAGGATGCACCGAACAAAGGCGAAATCCAAGCAGAAGCCCGCAAAAAAATTAATGATTTCGCTGCTCGCTATCAGCGTAATGGTAGCTTGACAGGTTTAAGTTCTTTTACCACCATGCGCACCGCTTTAAACTCCCTGGCTGGTCACTACAGTTCTTATCCTAACCGTCCTCTACCAGCAAAACTCAAGCAACGCCTAGAATTAGAATTCAAACAAGTAGAGATGGCGGTTGCTCGGGGAAATTAA
- a CDS encoding nucleoside triphosphate pyrophosphatase: MGLPQFVLASASPARRRLLQMVGIEPIVRVSNFDESQIKTENATKLVETLARCKAEAIAPQFDSALIVGCDSVLLLNGEIHGKPENTEVAIARWQQMSGQIGELYTGHTIIDQPQQQILVRTQVTRVYFAQMSDRAIRAYVASGEPLKCAGAFALEGRGGLFVDKIEGCHSNVIGLSLPLLRQMLSQLGYEVTDFWKR, encoded by the coding sequence ATGGGTTTACCACAATTTGTTTTGGCTTCCGCTTCTCCAGCGCGGCGGCGCTTGTTACAAATGGTTGGCATCGAACCAATTGTTCGCGTCAGCAATTTTGATGAGTCTCAAATTAAAACCGAGAATGCAACTAAATTGGTAGAAACTTTAGCGCGTTGTAAAGCGGAAGCGATCGCACCTCAATTTGATTCAGCTTTAATTGTGGGCTGTGATTCTGTCTTGCTGTTAAATGGAGAAATTCATGGTAAACCGGAGAATACAGAAGTCGCGATCGCCCGTTGGCAACAAATGAGCGGTCAAATAGGGGAACTGTATACAGGTCATACTATTATCGACCAGCCGCAACAACAAATACTTGTCCGCACTCAAGTTACGCGGGTTTATTTTGCTCAAATGAGCGATCGCGCTATTAGAGCCTACGTTGCTAGCGGAGAACCCCTCAAGTGTGCTGGTGCTTTTGCTTTAGAAGGGCGCGGAGGTCTATTTGTCGATAAAATTGAAGGCTGTCATTCAAATGTAATTGGTCTCAGCTTGCCCCTACTGCGACAAATGCTATCGCAACTTGGTTATGAGGTGACGGATTTTTGGAAGAGGTAA
- a CDS encoding phycocyanobilin:ferredoxin oxidoreductase produces the protein MTPASTPSLRSQQHSLIRQLADAIESVWQNHLELSPYVIPAELGYVEGRLEGEKLTIENRCYQTPQFRKLHLELAKVGTTLDILHCVMFPRVEYALPMFGCDLVGGRGQISAAIADLSPLNQERTLSPAYTAALSNLPNPNFSQPRELPVWGDIFSPFCTFIRPGSPEEEEKFLAMVRGFLEIHCTQAIASQPVSKTQQAEIFAAQQYYCTKQQQNDKTRRVLEKAFGVEWAEHYMTTILFDLPEATNLG, from the coding sequence ATGACACCTGCTTCTACTCCTTCACTGCGATCGCAACAGCACTCCCTCATTCGGCAACTAGCCGATGCGATCGAATCTGTTTGGCAAAACCACCTAGAACTCTCACCCTACGTCATTCCCGCAGAGTTAGGCTATGTTGAAGGCAGATTGGAGGGAGAGAAACTGACAATTGAAAATCGTTGTTACCAAACACCCCAATTCCGCAAACTACACCTCGAATTGGCGAAAGTGGGAACTACGTTAGATATTTTGCACTGCGTCATGTTTCCCCGCGTAGAATACGCTCTACCGATGTTTGGCTGTGACTTAGTGGGAGGAAGGGGACAAATTAGCGCTGCGATCGCAGATTTATCGCCTTTAAATCAAGAACGGACTCTATCCCCAGCCTATACTGCTGCACTTTCTAACCTGCCAAATCCCAATTTTTCCCAACCCCGCGAACTTCCAGTTTGGGGAGATATCTTTTCACCATTTTGCACGTTTATTCGTCCTGGTTCTCCAGAGGAAGAAGAGAAATTTTTGGCAATGGTAAGAGGATTTTTAGAAATACATTGTACCCAGGCGATCGCGTCTCAACCCGTTTCTAAAACGCAACAAGCTGAAATTTTTGCCGCGCAACAATATTACTGTACAAAACAACAGCAAAATGACAAAACCCGTCGAGTGTTAGAGAAAGCCTTTGGTGTAGAGTGGGCAGAACACTACATGACAACAATATTATTTGACTTACCGGAAGCGACTAATTTAGGGTAG
- a CDS encoding Rpn family recombination-promoting nuclease/putative transposase, whose product MYDDTCRFLAENFSADFASWLLGKSIALTELKPSELSLEPIRTDALILLESDESVLHLEFQTRPDPDIPFRMLDYRARVYRRYRDKMMRQVVIYLKQTGSDLVQQTSFTLERTRHDFDVVRLWEQPDDLFLQSPGLLPFAALGQTPNPGATLSQVAQAIDRISDPTVQANLTAASAILAGLRLEDEVIHRLLRRDIMQESSVYRSIQKEAETKTKREIALNLLREDFSIEAVARGTNLSIDEVQQLQQQINESSQN is encoded by the coding sequence ATGTATGATGACACTTGCCGATTTCTTGCCGAAAACTTCTCTGCTGATTTTGCCAGTTGGCTGCTGGGAAAGTCAATCGCCCTGACGGAGTTAAAACCGTCCGAACTATCTCTGGAACCGATTCGCACCGATGCCTTGATTCTGCTGGAGTCTGATGAATCTGTCTTGCACCTAGAATTTCAAACCCGTCCCGATCCAGATATTCCATTCCGTATGTTAGATTACCGTGCGCGAGTGTACAGGCGCTATCGTGACAAAATGATGCGGCAAGTCGTGATTTATCTGAAGCAGACTGGATCTGATTTAGTTCAGCAGACCAGCTTTACCCTCGAACGCACTCGTCATGATTTTGATGTAGTGCGTCTGTGGGAGCAACCTGACGACCTCTTCTTGCAATCTCCTGGACTGCTGCCTTTTGCGGCTCTAGGTCAAACCCCCAATCCAGGGGCAACACTAAGCCAAGTTGCTCAAGCAATCGATCGCATTTCAGACCCTACGGTGCAAGCAAATCTCACTGCTGCTTCCGCAATTCTAGCTGGGTTAAGATTAGAAGATGAGGTTATTCATCGCCTATTACGGAGGGATATTATGCAAGAGTCTTCGGTTTATCGTTCTATCCAAAAAGAGGCAGAAACTAAGACAAAACGAGAAATTGCTCTCAACTTACTACGAGAAGACTTTTCAATAGAAGCAGTTGCCCGTGGAACAAATTTATCAATTGATGAAGTACAGCAGCTTCAACAGCAGATAAATGAGTCTTCGCAAAACTAG